CTGTAAAATAGACCCCAAGCACTATGCCAGCAAATTTGCCAACAGCCTTAAAGCCAGTATTTTTGCCGCTATCCATGTGATACATAGTGAGAAACTCCATCGCCACTAAAAGCTCCGTAAGCCCCACAGGTATCACCATGAAGAGGATTAGATTGTAAGGTTGATTGAGCGATAAAAGCTCCATGTAGTGTGTCATTACCATTGTAAGTCCTTTGTAAAAAATTTAAAGAAGTTTAACGCCAAATTGCTAATAATCATAAAATATCAAGATAACAAATTTAAGCGGATGTTAAATTTACTCCTAGCTTGGCTAAGAGTAAATTTAAGTTAGTCTTTAAACTCGTGTGAGATGACTGGAGAAAATTCTTCCCAATGAAGTTTGGTTTTGATTGTTGGCATCTTGCTTTGAAATGGCTCTTTCTTAAGAGCTGCCATAGCGACACTATCGCCTTTTGGCTTAGCCGGTGCTTCTACGTTTAGTATAGAGCGTTCAAGATCAATGAAATCTTTTAAAATAATAGTATATGATTTAAAGAAATTTGCCTCTTTGTGAGCCAAAAGTAGCGAGCCAAACTCGTCTACAAATAAATTTAAGGTCTCAGAAAATAGCTTATTGCTAATATTTTTTGCATCATTAAACTCATCTTTTAAAAATGTAGCCATCGCTAAAAATATAAATCCAACATAGTCCTCGCTATCTTTGCAAAGCTCGCTATCACGCCTATATGGGCTTAGTTTTAAACATTCAATAACCCTAAGCCTAGCTGCCCCGTTATCTCTGCCCTCTTCATAAAATGAGGCACTTAAAGGGATGTTTGTAAAGCCAAAAAGAACGTCATTTTGTTCTTTTGAAAATTCTTCAAAGCTAAATTTATCTAAATTTTTAAACGCAGCATCACTATCCTCGCTTAAAGGATTTGCACTTAAGTATCTTAACTGCTCTTTCCACCTTGAAAATTTCTCATCATTTGTGTAAAAAAACATAGGATATGCTAGAAATTCGTAAAAATATGATCTTGCTTTTATGATGTTTTTATCCATTTAATAAATCCTCTTTCATTGCGTTTATTTGGGCTTGAACCATTAGTTTGGCCTTACAGTCAGCACAGCAGTAAAGTGCTTTTATCTTGACCCTATCGTTGCCAAATCTTGGTTGCATTATAGTTGCGATCTTTTCGACAGCTTTTTTAGTCGCAAACTCTTTTCCGCACTCAACACAGGCAAAAAGCTCATCTCTTGCCAGTTCATTATATGTAAAAAACTCAGGCTTAAGAGAAATTTTTCCAACCTCAAGGCTTATGGTATCTTTTTCAGCACAGCTTAGTTCGCAGTATCCGCAAGCTGTACAGACGCTTGGATTAAATAAAATCGAATTTGTCTTTTTATCAGCTACTAGCGCACTTACGTTACAAGCGCCAACGCAACTTAGACAAAGTGTACAGCTATCAGTGTTTATCTTGACATCACCGTATCTTATCATCTCACCGCTTTTTACCACGCCAAGATCTTCGCTGCCTACTAAAAACTCAAGCCTTTTTGCAAAAATTTCTCTTTTTGGCAAGGCATATTCGTTTATCGTGTGTTGTGAGTCAGCTATAAATTTTACCTTTTTGAGTGATTCTTCAAGCTCGTTTTTATCTTTAGCGTGATAGATCGCCGTCTCTTTAAATTTAAGCTCATAAATTTGATTTAAGATGCTAATGGCGTCTTTTTCGCCTTTGCCAAGAGTTTTGCTAAATAAAATCACACTCGCACCACTTTCTTGAAGCAATGTAAGTAGATGCGCTTGATTTAACATATGTGGTGCTAATATGAAAAAAGGTAGGACATTTTCAGGTAGGCTTATATTTAGCTCGTCTAAATTTGTTTCATTAGAGATTATTAGTGGAATTTTACCTTTGTAAAGTTTGGCAATAGTAGCAAATGAGTTTTGTGGCATAAGTGTAGAGTCAAGTGCGCCGCTAGGGCAGACGCTGATACAGTTTCCACAGTTTGTGCAATCTATTTGCGAAAAGACAAGGTGCTTTGTTTCATCCTCTTTTAATATCGCAACCGTTGGGCAAACTTCAGCACAACGTCCGCAAATTTCAGTCCTGCGCTCGTGATATTGACAGATCGAAGAATCGTATTGAGTTAGACTTTTGTACTTAAATTTTGGAGTTTTTTCATTTAAAATTTTAAGCACAGCTTCGTCTTTTAGTCCAGATATTTCGTAACAGCCGCTTTGCTTTAGCATATAATCCCTTGCGTTTTCAACCAAGAAAAAGTCGCAATCGACCTCAAATTCGTCGTTTGCTCTAAGTACTAAAACGCTTAGCTCACCAGCCGCACCGTATATAAATTTTACTTCAAAGTGCGTGAGTTCAATGACTTTATAGCCATTTTCTTTTAATAAATTTGCTAGCTCTTCGCGGCCTGAGTTGCTAACTATTACGACATTTTTGCCAACCTCTTTTTCATAATCGACATCCTTTGCCATCTCAAAGGCACTAGCTCTTGCCTCGTAGAGCAAAAGCGTGTTTTTAGCTTTTTCTAAGACGCTTGCGGTTGTATTTTCTAGATAAAAATTTATCTCAGGTGCGATAATGTTTGCTTTAAGCTTTGGCGAGTTAGAAACTAAATATTCTTCCTTTTCGTTATTTATTTCTATCTGTTCATTTAGCATTAAAGTATCGTCAAAATCGTTATAAAAGCCAAATTCTTTCATAGTTTCTCCTATTATCAAAAACAGGTTTATTTTAATATTAATGGGATTAATGGACTCTGAATTTTATATGTTCTTTTTTGCTCTAAGGTTTAATTTATAATATTTTTTATGTTAAAATCACGGCTTGGTAAAACTAACTTACTAGGAGCACGAATTGAGCGTTTTAAGAGATATCCCACAAGTTGATAAGATCATAAAAAACGAAGCATTTTCAGGATTTGATATAAATTTAGTCACATTGCTTGCGAGGCAAATTTTAAATGAAGTTAGAGCTAAAATTTTAAATAAAAATGCAAATTTTGCATTGCAAGAAATAATAGATTTAATCCTAAACGAATATCATAAATTTAATGAATCAAGCCTTCAAAGAGTGCTAAATTTAACTGGTGTAACCATTCACACAAACCTCGCTAGAAGCGTCATAGATAAAGAAATTTTAAGCCGTGCAACTCCGGTAATCACAGGGTATTCAAACCTTGAATACAACCTAAAAACAGGCAGTCGCGGCAACAGATATGACTATATCGGTGAGATGATCGCAAGAGCATTTGGTTTTGAGGACGCTATCGTCGTAAATAATAACGCAAGTGCTGTATTTTTGGTGTTAAACACCTTTGCAAAGGGCAGGGAGGTAGTCGTTAGTAGAGGCGAGCTTGTCGAGATAGGCGGTAGTTTTAGGGTGCCTGAGGTGATGGCAAATGCAGGTTGCTTTTTAAAAGAGGTCGGCACGACAAATAAAACTAGACTTAAAGACTATGAGTCGGCTATTTGTGAAGATACTGCAATGCTTATAAAAGTGCACCGCTCAAATTTCGACATCGTGGGCTTTAGCGAAGAGGTTACAGCAAATGAACTAAGCAAGCTAGCGCGTGAGCAAAATTTAATAGACTATTTTGATCTTGGCAGCGGTTTTTATGGAAATTTACCGTTTAATCTAGACAAAAATGAGCCAGATTTAAAGCATTTAAAAGACGTTTCGCTAGTTAGCTTTAGCGGTGACAAACTCCTTGGTGCGGTGCAGTGCGGAATCATTGTTGGTAAAAAAGAGCTCATCGCAAAGCTTAGAAAAAATCAGCTTTTAAGAATGCTTCGCGTAGATAAAGTGATCATTTCGCTTTTGGCTGAGAGCATGAAAGCTTATTTAAATAAAGAATTTGAGCTAATCACAACACAAAAACTACTTCACAAAAGCGCAAAAGAGCTTGAAAACTTAGCAAATTTTATAAATAAGAATCTAAAAACATCGCTAGAAATCGTTCGCACACAAACCTTTGTAGGAGGCGGTGCGATGCCAAATAAAAAAATTCCAAGCGTGGCTTTGGCGGTTAGTGGAGATGCAGTTTTAAATGAGCAGAAATTTAGGCAAAAAAAGGTAATCGGCCGCATAGAAAATGATAAATTTTTGCTTGATTTAAGAACGCTTTTAGATGAAGATGTAAATGAACTAATAAAAATAATAAATGAAACGGAAGAAAAATGAGTTTAATAATAGGAACAGCAGGGCATATCGACCACGGAAAAACCGCACTTATAAAGGAGCTAAACGGCTTTGAGGGGGACAATCTTGAAGAGGAAAAAAAACGTGGCATAACGATCGATCTAAGTTTTTCAAATTTAAGCAAAAACAGCGAAAATATCGCCTTTATCGACGTGCCAGGGCATGAAAATCTAATAAAAACAATGATAAGTGGCGCGTATGGCTTTGATGCGTGCTTATTTGTAGTGGCTGCAAATGACGGACTTATGCCCCAAAGCTTGGAGCATCTTGAAATTTTAAATCTCCTTGGCGTTAAATCCTTGATAGTAGCGCTTACAAAGTGCGACCTCGTAGATGAAGCGACTATAAATTTAAGAAAAAAAGAGATAAGAGAGGAAATTTCTAAATTTAAAAACCTGCAAATTTTAGAAATTTTCGCCATTAGCATAAAAGACAAGGTAAGTATAGATGAGCTTAGAAACTATCTCTTTACACTAAGGGCTAAAAAACGCGATGAGGACGGCGTTTTTAGATACTACATCGATAGGGTTTTTAGCCTAAAAGGTATAGGAAACGTCGTAACTGGTACTGTGATAGAGGGAAGTGTCAATAAAAACGAGAAGCTTTTTAACTACGACGCCGGTAAAGAGGTACTCGTAAGAAGCGTGCAAAGCCACGATGAATTTGTAGAGCGTGCAGGTGTTAGTAGCCGTGTGGCACTAAATTTGACAGGCATTGAGCTTAACGAGCTAAAAAAAGGACAGCTACTTAGTAAAAAAGGCTTCTTTAGAGGTTTTAGAGAGATAGACGCGGTCGTAACTGCTAAAAATTTGATCCACTCGCAAAACGTAACATTTTGCGTGGGCGCTAAAAATGTCCCTGCAAAGGTGCTAATACTAAGCCAAAAAGATGATAGCTACTTCGTGACCTTTAAATTCCAAAGCGATATGTTTTTGAAATTTGACGAGACTTTTGTTCTCATTTCAGACGCACGAGTGATAGGTGGTGGTAGAGTGCTAAACCCCGTACTTGAGCCACTAAAAAAGGCTGGGAAAATTCTCTTTTTGGCAGCACTTTTAAAGTATGATTTTGTGGAGGCATTTTCTATACTAAAAGATGCTCACAAAAATGGCTTTGGCATTATCTCGTCTTATCAAAGATTTGGCCTAAGTCACGAAGAGGCTGTGAGTGTAGCCAAAAAACTATCATCTGTTTTTGTTGATGAAAAGGCGTTAAATATTTACGATCTAAGTGCAGTTGAACGGATAAAATCAGTGGTTAAATTTATGATAGAGAAGAATGAATTTGCTGTTTTTTCAGCTCAGAGTATAAGCTTGAAACTTACTTGGGCTAGCGTTAGTTTGGCTCAAAAGGCACTTGATGAGCTTGAGAGTATAAATTTAATCGCCAAAAATGATGGTGTCTATACAAAAAAGGGCGTTGATATTAGCAAACTAAAAGTAAGGCTCGAAGAGAAAATTTATGAAATTTTAGAAAATGGTAAGCTGGCCCCAACTGCACCATATAATATATATGATGAGCTGGAGATTGATAGGCTAAGTGGCGATAATGCTCTTAAAAAATTAACCGCAATGGGCAGGGTTGTAAGGCTGGAGCATAACCTTTTCATTACAAGAAATTCGCTAAAAATGGCACTTGATAAGCTAAGAGAGATCATCAAAAATCAAGGCTTTGTAAATGTCACAAACGCCAAGGATGCACTAAATTTAAGCAGAAAATATGTAATCGCTTATCTTGAGCAGCTCGATCTTGAGAGTGACATAATGAAGCAAGGAAATGACAGAGTCTTTCGTGGTTAGTATTCATTTACAAAAAGTAAATATAATCCGCCAAATTTTTTAAAAGGAAAAAAATGAAAAAAGTGGTTTTGGCCTCAATATTAGCGGCAACTAGCCTAATGGCAGCAAGCGATAAGCAAATAGAAGATTTTTACTCAGAAGTTTTTAAAAATCAAAATATCGATGGTGTTAATGTAAAAGTCGTAGAACGCACTAAAATTTTAGATGATATAGAAAAAGTAAGCTTAAAATTTAGCAAAGGAGATATGTCTCAAGAAGATGTGACTTTTGTTAAGGGCGATCTTATGTTTCCTGATGTTGTAAATTTAAAGGAGCAGAAGTCTTATTTAGCTGAAGAAAAAAAGGTAATCGCAGAAAAAGCAGCACTTGATTTAGTAAAATCACTAGCTAAAATTTATAAAAAGGAAGACAAGGCAAATGTTATAACTCTTGGCAATGATAGTAAAAAGCCAACTCTTATCATGTTTTCAGATCCTGAATGCCCATATTGTAGAGCCGAGCTAGCAAAAATCGAAACGACATTAAAAGACAATAATGTTGAAATCATCCTAACTCCAGTGCATGAACTATCGTCTTTACAAAAAAGTGCTTTGATCTATAAAGATATAAAAAATGCAAAAAGTGATAGCGATAAGGTTAAAATTTTAAGAAAGTATTTTTCTGAAGATTATAACGTGGATGAAAAAAATGTTAGCAAAGAAGAGAGCGACAAGATCGATACTTTACGTAAAAAATATTTCTCAGCCGGCGTTAGATCAGTACC
The sequence above is drawn from the Campylobacter concisus genome and encodes:
- a CDS encoding thioredoxin domain-containing protein, producing the protein MKKVVLASILAATSLMAASDKQIEDFYSEVFKNQNIDGVNVKVVERTKILDDIEKVSLKFSKGDMSQEDVTFVKGDLMFPDVVNLKEQKSYLAEEKKVIAEKAALDLVKSLAKIYKKEDKANVITLGNDSKKPTLIMFSDPECPYCRAELAKIETTLKDNNVEIILTPVHELSSLQKSALIYKDIKNAKSDSDKVKILRKYFSEDYNVDEKNVSKEESDKIDTLRKKYFSAGVRSVPFIINKSDLK
- a CDS encoding formate dehydrogenase-specific chaperone, with the protein product MDKNIIKARSYFYEFLAYPMFFYTNDEKFSRWKEQLRYLSANPLSEDSDAAFKNLDKFSFEEFSKEQNDVLFGFTNIPLSASFYEEGRDNGAARLRVIECLKLSPYRRDSELCKDSEDYVGFIFLAMATFLKDEFNDAKNISNKLFSETLNLFVDEFGSLLLAHKEANFFKSYTIILKDFIDLERSILNVEAPAKPKGDSVAMAALKKEPFQSKMPTIKTKLHWEEFSPVISHEFKD
- a CDS encoding 4Fe-4S binding protein gives rise to the protein MKEFGFYNDFDDTLMLNEQIEINNEKEEYLVSNSPKLKANIIAPEINFYLENTTASVLEKAKNTLLLYEARASAFEMAKDVDYEKEVGKNVVIVSNSGREELANLLKENGYKVIELTHFEVKFIYGAAGELSVLVLRANDEFEVDCDFFLVENARDYMLKQSGCYEISGLKDEAVLKILNEKTPKFKYKSLTQYDSSICQYHERRTEICGRCAEVCPTVAILKEDETKHLVFSQIDCTNCGNCISVCPSGALDSTLMPQNSFATIAKLYKGKIPLIISNETNLDELNISLPENVLPFFILAPHMLNQAHLLTLLQESGASVILFSKTLGKGEKDAISILNQIYELKFKETAIYHAKDKNELEESLKKVKFIADSQHTINEYALPKREIFAKRLEFLVGSEDLGVVKSGEMIRYGDVKINTDSCTLCLSCVGACNVSALVADKKTNSILFNPSVCTACGYCELSCAEKDTISLEVGKISLKPEFFTYNELARDELFACVECGKEFATKKAVEKIATIMQPRFGNDRVKIKALYCCADCKAKLMVQAQINAMKEDLLNG
- the selA gene encoding L-seryl-tRNA(Sec) selenium transferase, with protein sequence MSVLRDIPQVDKIIKNEAFSGFDINLVTLLARQILNEVRAKILNKNANFALQEIIDLILNEYHKFNESSLQRVLNLTGVTIHTNLARSVIDKEILSRATPVITGYSNLEYNLKTGSRGNRYDYIGEMIARAFGFEDAIVVNNNASAVFLVLNTFAKGREVVVSRGELVEIGGSFRVPEVMANAGCFLKEVGTTNKTRLKDYESAICEDTAMLIKVHRSNFDIVGFSEEVTANELSKLAREQNLIDYFDLGSGFYGNLPFNLDKNEPDLKHLKDVSLVSFSGDKLLGAVQCGIIVGKKELIAKLRKNQLLRMLRVDKVIISLLAESMKAYLNKEFELITTQKLLHKSAKELENLANFINKNLKTSLEIVRTQTFVGGGAMPNKKIPSVALAVSGDAVLNEQKFRQKKVIGRIENDKFLLDLRTLLDEDVNELIKIINETEEK
- the selB gene encoding selenocysteine-specific translation elongation factor codes for the protein MSLIIGTAGHIDHGKTALIKELNGFEGDNLEEEKKRGITIDLSFSNLSKNSENIAFIDVPGHENLIKTMISGAYGFDACLFVVAANDGLMPQSLEHLEILNLLGVKSLIVALTKCDLVDEATINLRKKEIREEISKFKNLQILEIFAISIKDKVSIDELRNYLFTLRAKKRDEDGVFRYYIDRVFSLKGIGNVVTGTVIEGSVNKNEKLFNYDAGKEVLVRSVQSHDEFVERAGVSSRVALNLTGIELNELKKGQLLSKKGFFRGFREIDAVVTAKNLIHSQNVTFCVGAKNVPAKVLILSQKDDSYFVTFKFQSDMFLKFDETFVLISDARVIGGGRVLNPVLEPLKKAGKILFLAALLKYDFVEAFSILKDAHKNGFGIISSYQRFGLSHEEAVSVAKKLSSVFVDEKALNIYDLSAVERIKSVVKFMIEKNEFAVFSAQSISLKLTWASVSLAQKALDELESINLIAKNDGVYTKKGVDISKLKVRLEEKIYEILENGKLAPTAPYNIYDELEIDRLSGDNALKKLTAMGRVVRLEHNLFITRNSLKMALDKLREIIKNQGFVNVTNAKDALNLSRKYVIAYLEQLDLESDIMKQGNDRVFRG